From the genome of Candidatus Nitrosocosmicus oleophilus, one region includes:
- a CDS encoding ParB/RepB/Spo0J family partition protein, which produces MHAFDTSIVEHIEIKMIRPSQFSIRDKFNDYQEVESLVSSIKEHGLLQPILIRPYQNNFEIVAGHRRFYACKSLRWRHIPCKIREMNDKQAFEIQLTENIQRKSMSALEEAEAFRKYVQDLGWGGVTELAKKIGKSEEYVSHRIQLLKLPQDVKEKIMLNKLSVSQALELTTVSPNQIIHFTDHIIENELTIRQIREVKAVFSKQGISGDDLELIANENINFKNIKTLKITKKTSLALKITLARLDSIIEEVQLNFEPSQSTDIISFLMDLRLKIHSLIDDTIRFKNLKITKPTRYLK; this is translated from the coding sequence ATGCATGCCTTCGATACCAGTATAGTGGAACATATTGAAATAAAAATGATTCGCCCATCACAGTTTTCAATTAGAGATAAGTTTAATGATTATCAAGAAGTAGAATCACTCGTTTCGAGTATCAAAGAGCATGGGTTACTCCAACCCATTTTGATACGTCCTTATCAAAATAACTTTGAAATAGTTGCTGGCCACAGGCGCTTTTATGCATGCAAGTCTCTTAGGTGGCGTCATATCCCGTGCAAAATAAGGGAAATGAATGACAAACAAGCATTTGAAATTCAATTAACGGAAAACATTCAGAGAAAATCGATGAGTGCACTTGAGGAAGCAGAGGCTTTTAGGAAATATGTCCAAGACCTGGGCTGGGGAGGTGTTACTGAACTGGCTAAAAAAATAGGTAAAAGTGAGGAGTATGTTTCACACAGGATTCAACTTTTAAAACTTCCACAGGATGTCAAAGAAAAAATAATGCTAAACAAGTTGAGTGTAAGTCAAGCCTTGGAACTAACTACTGTTTCGCCGAATCAGATTATTCATTTTACAGATCATATTATAGAAAATGAATTAACCATTCGACAAATTAGAGAGGTAAAAGCTGTATTTTCCAAACAAGGTATATCAGGTGACGACTTGGAATTAATTGCAAACGAAAATATTAATTTTAAGAATATAAAAACACTTAAAATAACAAAGAAAACTTCCCTTGCTTTAAAAATTACTCTTGCTAGACTAGATAGTATAATAGAGGAAGTTCAGCTAAATTTTGAACCAAGTCAAAGTACAGATATCATAAGCTTTTTGATGGACTTGCGTCTTAAAATTCACTCGTTAATCGATGATACAATTAGATTTAAAAACTTAAAAATAACTAAACCTACAAGATATCTAAAATAA
- a CDS encoding HdeD family acid-resistance protein, translating into MTLSETKSPGWMRAVQIVLGVIAVVGSMIALFFPAIATFTVVYILGIVLFFVGIERILIGIFSPSPGSSRWGTIGLGIIVLIVASIVVVYPLGSTVFILFVLAIALFCDGIARIVHSLAGRGMHAGSRIFGIIAGIFSIIIAILIMVSPIWGAVIAGILISIALLVVGIQIIVAGVTGARLSIPKPTKG; encoded by the coding sequence ATGACGTTATCTGAAACAAAGTCTCCAGGATGGATGCGTGCAGTACAGATTGTTTTAGGAGTAATAGCTGTTGTCGGATCAATGATAGCTCTATTTTTCCCTGCAATCGCAACTTTCACTGTTGTTTACATACTTGGAATAGTTCTGTTCTTTGTAGGAATTGAAAGAATTTTAATTGGAATTTTCAGTCCATCTCCGGGATCATCTAGATGGGGTACAATCGGTCTTGGGATTATTGTCCTTATAGTGGCAAGTATTGTTGTGGTATATCCTCTGGGCTCTACTGTATTTATCCTGTTTGTACTTGCTATTGCACTGTTCTGTGATGGTATAGCTAGAATAGTTCATAGCTTGGCTGGCAGAGGTATGCATGCAGGATCAAGAATATTTGGTATAATTGCAGGTATATTCAGCATTATAATAGCCATATTAATTATGGTGTCTCCAATATGGGGTGCTGTTATAGCAGGCATATTGATATCTATAGCACTACTGGTCGTCGGTATCCAAATTATTGTCGCTGGTGTAACTGGTGCGAGGTTATCAATACCAAAGCCAACAAAAGGCTAG
- a CDS encoding sodium:solute symporter family transporter yields MSFILSDETGYLIFIGGGLIMTAIVLLLIFVDTKWLGTRKTFEWFSTAGRSIKSGLLASSVISAWIWAATLLESSTVAYKYGIGGPFWYAAGASIQIILFAVVALELKKRAPSSHTFTEFLYLRLGKFGHKVFLIFALLANSIVMAMLVLGGAVALNALTGIDIAIACFIIPLSIMMYTYFGGLKATFFADYLNTSFIFIVILILVVGIYFFNPHIGGITGLFEGLQLASTLNPVEGNSGGSFLTLASIGALIFGIINIIGNFGTVFVDQAFWQRAIAARPKSLIKGFFIGGLAWFAIPFALATSLGLAGIAMHLDLSPLEVSHGLVAPITISTLLGEVGGILILTMLFTAVTCAGSAELVAFSSLFTFDVYRTYFKPSASGRQLMRVSKYSVLMFGFGIGVLSLSLYHIGLSLQYIYLSMGILIGSAVGPISLSLIWKKTNKISASFSALCGLLLGVIVWLFSAFSLYGNISVASTSHDIPLLLGNLTSFVSGFVLVILGSLIRPDNFNFNITKQRIIVVEERIRSLIKEDNDESFLKKRTIFGYKYGIFFTLILVVIWPLPLFFSGYIFSYEFFLFWILLSIVWTISAACFLIVKPIIESKREISIVLSNLLFIIRSKFQIRNYDHKFSMSKNNPSENPVNTSFKRILVAVDGSTSSIRALDYASHAFQADSIIYVVHIIEWPDDYEQDTEYDTELMKRVEKEGRLMLSSILIKNSKRCERVVKIGDPANKIIKTANDLNVDFIVLGTKGLGNSDDFGHVTRKILSESNKPVLLLN; encoded by the coding sequence TTGTCATTCATCCTCTCTGATGAAACAGGTTACCTGATCTTCATCGGGGGTGGTCTGATAATGACTGCTATCGTATTGTTGCTCATTTTTGTGGATACCAAATGGCTTGGGACAAGAAAAACATTTGAGTGGTTTTCCACAGCCGGGAGGAGTATTAAAAGTGGCCTTTTGGCATCATCTGTAATATCTGCCTGGATTTGGGCTGCAACGCTTTTAGAATCATCCACTGTCGCGTACAAATATGGTATAGGTGGCCCATTTTGGTACGCTGCCGGAGCAAGTATACAAATCATTCTTTTTGCTGTGGTTGCTCTTGAGTTAAAAAAGCGAGCTCCCTCTTCTCATACTTTTACAGAATTTCTGTACCTTAGATTAGGAAAGTTTGGTCACAAGGTATTCTTGATTTTTGCATTACTGGCCAATTCCATCGTTATGGCTATGCTTGTGTTAGGTGGGGCCGTAGCCTTGAATGCTCTAACGGGAATTGACATTGCAATAGCTTGTTTTATAATACCTTTGAGCATAATGATGTATACTTATTTTGGAGGCTTGAAGGCCACTTTCTTTGCAGACTATCTAAATACCTCATTTATTTTTATAGTGATTCTGATTTTAGTAGTGGGTATTTATTTCTTCAATCCACACATAGGGGGAATAACAGGATTATTTGAAGGCCTACAATTAGCAAGTACTCTTAATCCTGTAGAAGGAAACTCGGGTGGTTCATTCTTAACTTTGGCTTCGATTGGAGCCCTTATTTTTGGTATTATCAATATAATTGGAAATTTTGGAACAGTTTTTGTGGATCAGGCCTTTTGGCAGAGGGCTATTGCAGCACGACCTAAATCTCTAATAAAAGGATTTTTCATAGGTGGACTGGCTTGGTTTGCTATTCCGTTTGCCCTTGCAACTTCTTTAGGACTCGCGGGTATTGCAATGCATTTAGATCTCTCTCCTTTAGAAGTTAGTCATGGATTGGTTGCACCTATAACGATCTCTACTCTCTTAGGAGAAGTAGGTGGTATTCTAATATTGACTATGTTATTTACCGCAGTAACATGCGCGGGATCAGCAGAACTTGTCGCGTTCTCTTCTCTATTTACATTTGATGTTTATAGAACCTATTTTAAACCATCGGCGTCTGGTAGGCAATTAATGCGTGTTTCAAAATATTCTGTTTTGATGTTTGGATTCGGCATAGGCGTACTTTCCTTATCCCTATATCACATAGGATTGAGCCTACAGTACATTTATTTATCAATGGGTATTCTTATAGGCTCGGCCGTAGGGCCTATATCCTTGTCTTTGATATGGAAAAAAACCAACAAGATCTCTGCTTCTTTTTCAGCATTGTGTGGGCTTTTGCTGGGTGTTATTGTATGGCTTTTTTCGGCTTTTTCTTTGTATGGGAATATCTCGGTAGCTTCTACCAGTCATGATATTCCTCTCTTGTTGGGCAATTTAACATCATTTGTATCTGGATTTGTTCTAGTTATTTTAGGGAGTTTAATTAGACCAGACAACTTTAATTTCAACATTACGAAGCAACGGATCATAGTTGTAGAGGAAAGAATCAGATCTTTGATAAAAGAAGATAATGATGAATCGTTTTTAAAGAAGAGAACTATTTTTGGGTACAAATACGGAATCTTTTTTACACTCATTTTGGTTGTTATATGGCCATTACCATTGTTTTTTTCTGGGTATATATTTTCCTACGAGTTTTTCTTGTTTTGGATTTTACTAAGTATTGTCTGGACAATATCTGCAGCATGTTTTCTTATAGTAAAACCTATTATTGAATCAAAACGAGAAATTTCAATTGTTTTATCAAATCTTTTGTTTATTATCAGATCAAAATTTCAAATTAGAAATTATGACCATAAATTTTCTATGTCCAAAAACAATCCCTCTGAAAATCCTGTCAATACAAGTTTTAAGCGAATTCTAGTCGCTGTTGATGGTTCCACATCCTCAATAAGAGCATTAGATTATGCTAGTCATGCTTTCCAAGCCGACTCTATAATTTATGTGGTACATATAATTGAATGGCCTGATGACTACGAACAAGATACTGAGTACGATACTGAGCTAATGAAAAGAGTTGAAAAAGAAGGACGACTAATGTTATCTAGTATCCTTATAAAGAATTCTAAAAGATGTGAGAGAGTTGTGAAAATAGGGGACCCTGCTAATAAAATTATTAAAACTGCCAATGACTTGAATGTAGACTTCATAGTTCTAGGAACAAAAGGATTAGGAAATTCTGATGACTTTGGACATGTAACAAGGAAAATTCTTTCTGAATCTAACAAACCCGTATTATTACTAAATTAA
- a CDS encoding urea transporter, producing MASATYSSGDPLLDFFYILFNGISEVPLFSSPVTGIFILAGVLIASRKAGIMMVAAGLIGAATALLLGADYGLVTFGLFGYNSILTGMAFWSGPFVKANRVTLTLSLFGAVITAVAWMAFSHFMGDIFSPQAPGVTNAVAIPGFTSSFIFTTWAMMYASKRYGHDVWPETPPAVKEDKIPGSDNPVQLVPENFKWTAKEFIISTLKGVSQVTFVENWKTGVFWVVGLTLAFELAPFIAGVQDRGLFTNAYTSGWNEYSPLYLAGVMALIGSAIGAALSIVMKLPTHETRIGLHGFNQVLVMIALTSFVPLTPQSFLLAILATVTCSVVVMPALQKFFGQWGLPALTGPFVFTAWVYMIAIFGFYNIPAGIGWSRAG from the coding sequence ATGGCGTCAGCAACATATTCGTCAGGAGACCCCCTTCTAGATTTCTTCTATATACTGTTTAATGGCATCTCTGAAGTTCCTTTATTCAGTTCGCCAGTAACTGGTATTTTTATTCTTGCAGGTGTCCTCATAGCTTCACGCAAAGCAGGTATCATGATGGTAGCAGCAGGATTAATTGGTGCAGCAACTGCGTTACTACTGGGTGCCGATTATGGACTAGTTACCTTTGGGTTGTTTGGATACAATTCCATATTAACTGGAATGGCCTTCTGGTCTGGACCATTTGTAAAAGCCAATAGGGTGACATTGACACTCTCGCTATTTGGAGCAGTCATAACCGCAGTAGCTTGGATGGCGTTCTCACATTTTATGGGAGATATATTTAGTCCACAGGCGCCCGGTGTTACTAATGCTGTGGCAATCCCTGGATTTACATCTTCGTTTATCTTCACTACTTGGGCTATGATGTATGCAAGTAAACGATATGGACATGATGTTTGGCCCGAAACACCTCCTGCTGTTAAAGAGGACAAAATTCCCGGAAGTGATAATCCTGTCCAATTAGTGCCTGAGAACTTCAAATGGACCGCCAAAGAATTCATCATTTCTACTCTCAAAGGTGTATCTCAGGTTACCTTTGTGGAGAATTGGAAGACTGGTGTTTTCTGGGTCGTAGGTCTGACTTTGGCATTTGAATTGGCCCCATTTATAGCTGGTGTTCAGGACAGAGGTTTATTTACAAACGCGTATACATCAGGATGGAATGAATATTCGCCGTTATATCTTGCTGGAGTTATGGCCTTAATAGGATCCGCTATTGGTGCTGCTTTATCCATAGTGATGAAGTTACCTACTCATGAGACTAGAATTGGTTTGCATGGGTTTAATCAGGTCCTGGTAATGATCGCATTAACTAGTTTTGTGCCTCTTACTCCACAGTCGTTCTTACTGGCGATTCTTGCCACAGTAACTTGTTCCGTGGTGGTAATGCCTGCTCTCCAAAAGTTCTTTGGCCAATGGGGATTACCTGCACTTACGGGACCATTTGTATTCACTGCATGGGTTTACATGATCGCTATCTTCGGATTCTATAACATACCTGCAGGGATAGGATGGTCTAGAGCAGGATAG
- a CDS encoding Lrp/AsnC family transcriptional regulator encodes MIDPIDELILSALSKDAKQDLNEIWDFLRNYGHDLSLEEIDSRIKTLEDEKIISRYTISIDTKKLRHRIIRVVLVTFRPSQHLGSRVEGLKKYLRDAPFVLFSGKTRGGYDWITIQVFSSPEVADEESDIYRNLFGDIIQTYEVYDFSPLKEPTFNAFTYTDKEYKKFLNEWMPPFLGR; translated from the coding sequence ATGATAGATCCCATAGATGAGTTAATTCTTTCTGCTTTGAGTAAGGATGCCAAACAGGATTTGAATGAAATTTGGGATTTCTTAAGAAATTATGGACATGATTTAAGTTTGGAGGAGATAGATTCCCGCATAAAAACACTCGAAGATGAAAAAATAATTTCAAGATATACAATTTCGATCGACACCAAAAAATTACGACATAGAATAATCAGAGTAGTTTTGGTAACTTTTAGGCCCTCACAGCACTTGGGAAGTCGAGTAGAAGGATTGAAGAAGTATCTTCGTGATGCGCCGTTTGTCTTATTTTCAGGAAAAACAAGGGGTGGATATGACTGGATCACAATTCAAGTATTTTCATCGCCCGAAGTTGCTGACGAGGAGAGCGATATTTACAGAAACTTGTTTGGAGACATAATCCAAACCTACGAAGTATATGATTTTTCCCCTCTAAAGGAACCTACATTTAATGCTTTTACCTATACGGATAAAGAATATAAAAAATTCTTGAATGAATGGATGCCTCCATTTCTTGGAAGATAA
- a CDS encoding universal stress protein — translation MFSKILVGIDGSEYSRNAVNYALDLAVKDGSELFLLAIVPSKVHHGDSSGVFGMVSPSYFDEYKKEAEKWFEEIINHINKETTMDASTRVKSEVITTPFSTPASILNYAEERDVDLIVIGTRGNSGFKKRLLGSVASDVVTYAYCPVLVVK, via the coding sequence ATGTTTTCTAAAATTTTAGTTGGTATAGATGGATCGGAATATTCTAGAAATGCTGTTAATTATGCTTTAGATCTTGCTGTAAAGGATGGATCGGAATTATTTCTCTTAGCGATCGTTCCTTCCAAGGTTCATCATGGTGACTCATCAGGAGTATTTGGCATGGTATCTCCATCTTATTTTGATGAATATAAGAAGGAAGCTGAAAAATGGTTTGAAGAAATAATAAATCATATAAACAAGGAAACTACAATGGACGCCAGTACTAGAGTCAAATCAGAAGTAATTACCACCCCATTCTCCACTCCGGCTTCAATTCTAAATTATGCAGAAGAGAGAGATGTCGACTTGATAGTAATCGGCACTAGGGGAAACTCGGGTTTTAAAAAAAGGTTACTTGGTAGTGTAGCTTCAGATGTTGTTACTTATGCTTATTGCCCTGTTTTGGTAGTAAAATAA
- a CDS encoding CHRD domain-containing protein, which yields MKINTIFLLTAIGVFATFSLLTMSTTTNFNAAAQSNETENNPNFYANFTAPPGSNSEATGNATFTVGDDPNTMLYVISGNGLGNISQVVILQSTGGRTTDLVQPLYYAPTSGLYTKGSGTADGNFTSDNFVNILKGKPMTELVKKIIDGEVYLAIKTVDFPLGEIAGKITPVK from the coding sequence ATGAAAATTAATACCATCTTTTTGCTGACTGCCATTGGAGTGTTTGCAACTTTTTCATTATTGACAATGTCGACCACCACCAACTTTAATGCAGCTGCTCAATCTAATGAAACCGAAAATAATCCAAATTTCTATGCAAATTTTACAGCTCCACCAGGATCTAATTCCGAGGCAACAGGTAATGCGACCTTCACTGTTGGGGATGACCCAAATACAATGTTGTATGTAATTAGCGGGAATGGGCTAGGGAATATTTCTCAAGTTGTTATACTACAGAGTACAGGCGGCCGTACTACTGATTTGGTTCAACCGCTTTATTATGCTCCAACTTCAGGATTATATACAAAAGGTTCTGGAACTGCGGATGGGAATTTCACATCTGATAATTTCGTGAACATACTTAAAGGAAAACCGATGACAGAATTAGTCAAAAAAATTATTGATGGAGAGGTGTATCTTGCAATAAAGACAGTTGATTTTCCACTTGGTGAAATTGCAGGAAAAATAACACCAGTAAAGTAA